Proteins from a single region of Neodiprion virginianus isolate iyNeoVirg1 chromosome 4, iyNeoVirg1.1, whole genome shotgun sequence:
- the LOC124302673 gene encoding choline transporter-like 1 isoform X1 has translation MSCCCGDDEDERPEPTRVRGCTDIFWLCLFILFWFLMILIAAFALVYGNPIRLINGFDSFDNTCGVKNNKKFGNMELSGQDTSDKPYLFFLDVANLKDSLKICVKECPDRNMETMEQVCQFYKDTGSQLCHDRPGSKFSACTSQNSKDKTGACPVLPVYNSTVILNRCIPRAIGKVAETIASNVYGLINSWDAIEQILGDLYKTWREIVALSFLAFVLSLFMIAIFHLLASIVSWIVMILVTVSCIGGTGLLWWTYIRIKIRLDETNPNELLEESVRNGKAFLIYSIVATILTIILLFLLCFLRHRISIMAQLFKESAKCLAELPGLFFQPLLTFLSLLVFFAFWITIVLCLATANYPGIKKVPMLMKDQVTDEVTLTTSSGRNDSINYKSPQGILLTVRTFLAFTLVEYVDSTWVKYMWWVYIIGLIWISEFIIACQNMVIAGAVAHWYFRGKDASLSPVCSSMGKLVSYHLGSVACGSLLITIFKVPRLILTYLHAKFEKTKETSPCAQCGLKCCICCFYCLEKFIRYMNHNAYTVIAIEGTHFCNAARIAFTTLVSNALQIAVINGIGDFILFLGKCFVTAATGSVGLLFLRQDPTLHFYAAPIFVICVFAFFIAHSVISLYETVIDTLFLCICEDKNLHGENGKWRQSALANVGSANPSTNGQQSLELSPINQ, from the exons atgtctTGCTGTTGTGGGGACGACGAAGACGAACGCCCTGAACCTACCCGGGTCCGCGGCTGTACGGATATTTTCTGGTTATGTCTTTTTATTCTGTTTTGGTTTTTAATG aTATTGATAGCTGCATTTGCATTGGTTTATGGTAATCCAATTCGTTTGATAAATGGGTTTGATAGCTTTGACAATACATGTGGTgtaaaaaacaacaagaagTTTGGGAACATGGAACTGTCCGGGCAAGACACCAGTGATAAACC ATACTTGTTCTTCTTGGATGTGGCAAATTTGAAGGACTCGTTGAAAATCTGTGTTAAAGAATGCCCGGATCGTAACATGGAAACAATGGAACAGGTTTGCCAGTTCTATAAAGATACAGGATCACAGCTGTGTCATGATAGACCAGGAAGTAAATTCAGCGCATGCACCAGTCAGAATTCAAAAGATAAGACCGGAGCGTGCCCAGTGCTTCCTGTTTATAATAGTACTGTCATACTGAATCGCTGCATTCCAAGAGCTATAGGGAAAGTTGCAGAGACTATAGCTTCCAACGTTTATGGATTAATCAATTCATGGGATgcaattgaacaaattttaggAGATTTATATAAAACTTGGAGAGAAATTGTTGCTTTATCTTTTCTTGCTTTTG TGTTGTCCTTGTTCATGATCGCTATATTCCATTTATTGGCAAGCATCGTGAGCTGGATAGTAATGATCCTAGTCACAGTATCCTGTATCG GTGGTACCGGTTTGCTGTGGTGGACATACATACGTATCAAAATTAGATTGGATGAAACAAATCCTAATGAGCTATTAGAAGAGTCCGTACGCAATGGAAAAGCATTTCTGATTTATTCAATTGTAGCAACTATTCTAACT ATCATTTTACTGTTTCTGCTCTGTTTTCTACGCCATCGCATCAGTATTATGGCTCAACTGTTTAAGGAAAGTGCAAAATGTCTAGCAGAACTTCCTGGCTTATTTTTCCAGCCATTACTAACATTTCTATCACTACTAGTGTTTTTTGCATTCTGGATAACTATAGTTCTCTGCCTCGCTACTGCCA ATTATcctggaataaaaaaagtgCCAATGTTAATGAAGGATCAAGTGACTGATGAAGTGACATTGACGACATCATCGGGTCGAAACGATTCTATTAATTACAAAA GTCCACAAGGGATTCTACTAACTGTGAGAACATTTTTAGCTTTTACCCTTGTAGAATATGTTGATTCTACCTGGGTCAAGTACATGTGGTGGGTTTACATTATCGGATTAATATGGATTTCCGAATTCATAATTGCTTGCCAGAATATGGTAATTGCTGGAGCTGTTGCTCATTGGTATTTCAG AGGAAAAGATGCCAGTCTTTCCCCGGTCTGTTCATCCATGGGTAAACTGGTCAGCTACCATCTAGGCTCTGTAGCATGTGGTTCACTATTGATCACTATCTTTAAAGTGCCTCGACTCATTCTTACTTACCTCCATGCAAA gTTTGAAAAAACCAAGGAAACATCCCCATGTGCCCAATGTGGATTAAAATGTTGCATATGCTGCTTTTATtgtttagaaaaattcatacgGTACATGAACCACAATGCATACACAGTAATAGCTATTGAAGGGACACATTTCTGCAATGCTGCTAGGATT GCCTTTACAACGCTGGTCAGCAATGCTTTGCAGATAGCAGTAATAAACGGTATAGGAgattttattctcttcttgGGTAAATGTTTTGTAACTGCAGCTACTGGAAGTGTCGGATTGTTATTCCTAAGGCAGGATCCAACGTTACATTTTTATGCAGCACCAATATTTGTCATTTGCGTATTTGCGTTCTTCATTGCACACAGTGTCATCTCACTTTATGAG ACTGTAATCGACACCTTATTTTTGTGCATTTGCGAAGACAAAAATCTACATGGAGAAAATGGTAAATGGCGACAATCTGCTCTGGCTAACGTAGGATCAGCTAATCCTAGCACCAACGGTCAACAGTCACTCGAGTTGTCTCCAATCAACCAATAA
- the LOC124302673 gene encoding choline transporter-like 1 isoform X2, whose amino-acid sequence MSCCCGDDEDERPEPTRVRGCTDIFWLCLFILFWFLMILIAAFALVYGNPIRLINGFDSFDNTCGVKNNKKFGNMELSGQDTSDKPYLFFLDVANLKDSLKICVKECPDRNMETMEQVCQFYKDTGSQLCHDRPGSKFSACTSQNSKDKTGACPVLPVYNSTVILNRCIPRAIGKVAETIASNVYGLINSWDAIEQILGDLYKTWREIVALSFLAFVLSLFMIAIFHLLASIVSWIVMILVTVSCIGGTGLLWWTYIRIKIRLDETNPNELLEESVRNGKAFLIYSIVATILTIILLFLLCFLRHRISIMAQLFKESAKCLAELPGLFFQPLLTFLSLLVFFAFWITIVLCLATANYPGIKKVPMLMKDQVTDEVTLTTSSGRNDSINYKTFTLVEYVDSTWVKYMWWVYIIGLIWISEFIIACQNMVIAGAVAHWYFRGKDASLSPVCSSMGKLVSYHLGSVACGSLLITIFKVPRLILTYLHAKFEKTKETSPCAQCGLKCCICCFYCLEKFIRYMNHNAYTVIAIEGTHFCNAARIAFTTLVSNALQIAVINGIGDFILFLGKCFVTAATGSVGLLFLRQDPTLHFYAAPIFVICVFAFFIAHSVISLYETVIDTLFLCICEDKNLHGENGKWRQSALANVGSANPSTNGQQSLELSPINQ is encoded by the exons atgtctTGCTGTTGTGGGGACGACGAAGACGAACGCCCTGAACCTACCCGGGTCCGCGGCTGTACGGATATTTTCTGGTTATGTCTTTTTATTCTGTTTTGGTTTTTAATG aTATTGATAGCTGCATTTGCATTGGTTTATGGTAATCCAATTCGTTTGATAAATGGGTTTGATAGCTTTGACAATACATGTGGTgtaaaaaacaacaagaagTTTGGGAACATGGAACTGTCCGGGCAAGACACCAGTGATAAACC ATACTTGTTCTTCTTGGATGTGGCAAATTTGAAGGACTCGTTGAAAATCTGTGTTAAAGAATGCCCGGATCGTAACATGGAAACAATGGAACAGGTTTGCCAGTTCTATAAAGATACAGGATCACAGCTGTGTCATGATAGACCAGGAAGTAAATTCAGCGCATGCACCAGTCAGAATTCAAAAGATAAGACCGGAGCGTGCCCAGTGCTTCCTGTTTATAATAGTACTGTCATACTGAATCGCTGCATTCCAAGAGCTATAGGGAAAGTTGCAGAGACTATAGCTTCCAACGTTTATGGATTAATCAATTCATGGGATgcaattgaacaaattttaggAGATTTATATAAAACTTGGAGAGAAATTGTTGCTTTATCTTTTCTTGCTTTTG TGTTGTCCTTGTTCATGATCGCTATATTCCATTTATTGGCAAGCATCGTGAGCTGGATAGTAATGATCCTAGTCACAGTATCCTGTATCG GTGGTACCGGTTTGCTGTGGTGGACATACATACGTATCAAAATTAGATTGGATGAAACAAATCCTAATGAGCTATTAGAAGAGTCCGTACGCAATGGAAAAGCATTTCTGATTTATTCAATTGTAGCAACTATTCTAACT ATCATTTTACTGTTTCTGCTCTGTTTTCTACGCCATCGCATCAGTATTATGGCTCAACTGTTTAAGGAAAGTGCAAAATGTCTAGCAGAACTTCCTGGCTTATTTTTCCAGCCATTACTAACATTTCTATCACTACTAGTGTTTTTTGCATTCTGGATAACTATAGTTCTCTGCCTCGCTACTGCCA ATTATcctggaataaaaaaagtgCCAATGTTAATGAAGGATCAAGTGACTGATGAAGTGACATTGACGACATCATCGGGTCGAAACGATTCTATTAATTACAAAA CTTTTACCCTTGTAGAATATGTTGATTCTACCTGGGTCAAGTACATGTGGTGGGTTTACATTATCGGATTAATATGGATTTCCGAATTCATAATTGCTTGCCAGAATATGGTAATTGCTGGAGCTGTTGCTCATTGGTATTTCAG AGGAAAAGATGCCAGTCTTTCCCCGGTCTGTTCATCCATGGGTAAACTGGTCAGCTACCATCTAGGCTCTGTAGCATGTGGTTCACTATTGATCACTATCTTTAAAGTGCCTCGACTCATTCTTACTTACCTCCATGCAAA gTTTGAAAAAACCAAGGAAACATCCCCATGTGCCCAATGTGGATTAAAATGTTGCATATGCTGCTTTTATtgtttagaaaaattcatacgGTACATGAACCACAATGCATACACAGTAATAGCTATTGAAGGGACACATTTCTGCAATGCTGCTAGGATT GCCTTTACAACGCTGGTCAGCAATGCTTTGCAGATAGCAGTAATAAACGGTATAGGAgattttattctcttcttgGGTAAATGTTTTGTAACTGCAGCTACTGGAAGTGTCGGATTGTTATTCCTAAGGCAGGATCCAACGTTACATTTTTATGCAGCACCAATATTTGTCATTTGCGTATTTGCGTTCTTCATTGCACACAGTGTCATCTCACTTTATGAG ACTGTAATCGACACCTTATTTTTGTGCATTTGCGAAGACAAAAATCTACATGGAGAAAATGGTAAATGGCGACAATCTGCTCTGGCTAACGTAGGATCAGCTAATCCTAGCACCAACGGTCAACAGTCACTCGAGTTGTCTCCAATCAACCAATAA
- the LOC124302675 gene encoding E3 ubiquitin-protein ligase Hakai: MEEDGAKRMRGRARGRARGRPRGRARGRGKKAVKIIESDEDDVPQAAEETPMETSGVEPEQQEPQQAQQPPIEQQFDLEADISQLEAPTFTTINRGPPEPMLRLRWDHRVNLIGEKVLNPMIHCCDKCLKPILIYGRMIPCKHVFCLSCAKREDKVCPRCMEKVSRVEQTGLGTVFMCTHGGTRYGNAGCRRTYLSQRDLQAHINHRHISAPSAPVQGLQVDQQYLHSKPEMDTQMTKIPPVSMQTSRMKQVQSHMVQPIMGNDPRVNSMVNQQQVEHRQQQHRPQPIIPMQNYQQSSAPPPTNTPMRTNLITVPIQDTTITTHDMHNQQNHHYYQPPPPPQVNYGGYNVPPPVSQTQQYYPQPQHPSQVTYAPPPSQQQYGPSSSTAIRPPATSYMQEQQYGPPPPQQQAPPPQPQWTQHQQQFYR, from the exons ATGGAGGAAGATGGTGCCAAAAGAATGAGGGGCAGAGCACGAGGGAGAGCCCGTGGCCGTCCTAGGGGACGAGCTAGGGGCCGTGGGAAAAAAGCTGTCAAG ATTATAGAAAGTGATGAAGATGATGTGCCACAAGCGGCTGAAGAAACTCCTATGGAAACAAGCGGGGTGGAACCTGAACAACAGGAGCCTCAACAAGCTCAGCAACCACCAATCGAGCAACAATTTGATCTGGAAGCTGATATATCGCAGCTAGAAGCTCCGACCTTTACAACTATAAACCGAGGACCTCCCGAACCAATGTTACGTCTTCGTTGGGACCATAGAGTAAATCTTATTGGAGAAAAGGTCTTAAATCCGATGATTCATTGCTGCGACAAGTGTCTTAAACCGATCCTTATTTACGGACGTATG ATACCTTGCAAGCATGTGTTTTGCTTGTCCTGTGCTAAAAGAGAGGATAAAGTCTGCCCAAGGTGTATGGAAAAGGTTTCCAGAGTAGAGCAGACTGGGCTTGGTACAGTGTTTATGTGTACTCATGGTGGAACTAGGTACGGAAATGCCGGATGTAGAAGAACCTACCTAAGTCAAAGAGATTTACAG gCTCACATCAATCATCGACATATATCAGCTCCTTCTGCGCCGGTTCAAGGATTGCAAGTTGACCAGCAGTACTTGCATTCTAAACCAGAAATGGATACACAAATGACAAAAATTCCACCAGTTTCAATGCAAACTAGTAGAATGAAACAGGTTCAATCTCACATGGTTCAGCCAATAATGGGAAATGATCCAAGAGTTAATTCTATGGTAAATCAACAGCAGGTTGAACATCGGCAACAGCAACACAGACCGCAGCCTATTATCCCTATGCAAAACTATCAACAAAGCTCTGCCCCACCTCCTACCAATACGCCGATGAGGACGAACCTAATAACTGTACCCATCCAAGATACCACTATAACTACACATGACATGCATAATCAGcaaaatcatcattattatcaacCTCCTCCTCCGCCGCAAGTGAATTACGGAGGCTACAACGTACCTCCTCCTGTTTCACAAACGCAACAGTACTATCCTCAGCCGCAGCATCCTTCGCAAGTCACCTACGCCCCACCACCTTCGCAGCAGCAGTATGGTCCTTCAAGTTCGACTGCAATAAGACCACCTGCAACCTCATACATGCAAGAACAACAGTACGGTCCTCCACCTCCGCAGCAACAGGCACCTCCGCCGCAACCTCAGTGGACCCAACATCAACAGCAGTTTTATAGATAG
- the LOC124302676 gene encoding transmembrane protein 115 — MQRQLAIVGANVRSEGKLAPGFEEVKSVQEMATIKGLGRNIPYLRQQFAALLGNTSASVKFICVVVLFSYCLSYSEEAVRILSVTPGYLLPPAFWIWTAFTFCFLEIHFWEVCVDIITVGLCGKLIEPLWGAMEMMTFFAIVNFGVAVQSALFYLFLYMCTNDTDLLFDIHIHGLTGYIAGVSVAVKQIMPDHILVKTPIGKISNRNIPLMVWVVALLLWLLGLLEGTHPTMFLSGLLISWIYLRFYQRHNNGTRGDMADNFTFASFFPNVLQPPIAVVGNTVHGFLVRFGVCKKVVRRFDMSNAPPGLVISLPGIDPHDSERRRQIALKALSERLSKDHAKPWQPDRSKKHSPVPPAVSIPIPESTTPKPLASPLIPQTSVNIHNHPSTST, encoded by the exons ATGCAGCGCCAGTTGGCTATAGTTGGCGCAAACGTCAGATCAGAGGGGAAGTTGGCTCCTGGATTTGAAGAGGTTAAAAGTGTTCAAGAAATGGCAACAATAAAGGGATTAGGGAGGAATATTCCTTACTTAAGGCAACAGTTCGCAGCCTTACTAGGAAACACGAGTGCTAGTGTTAAATTCATATGCGTAGTCGTGTTGTTTTCATACTGTCTGTCTTACTCTGAGGAGGCTGTACGGATACTGAGTGTAACACCAGGTTATCTTTTACCACCTGCATTCTGGATCTGGACAGCTTTTACGTTCTGCTTTCTTGAAATACATTTCTGGGAAGTATGCGTCGACATAATCACCGTAGGTCTTTGCGGAAAGCTAATAGAACCCCTGTGGGGTGCTATGGAAATGATGACATTCTTTGCTATCGTCAATTTTGGTGTTGCCGTTCAATCTGCTCTTTTCTATCTCTTCCTCTACATGTGCACCAACGACACCGATCTACTATTTGACATACACATTCACGGATTAACAGGATATATTGCAg GTGTCAGCGTAGCTGTGAAACAGATAATGCCAGATCACATCCTGGTAAAAACTCCGATAGGGAAAATATCAAACAGGAATATTCCTTTGATGGTTTGGGTCGTTGCGCTACTTCTCTGGCTTCTTGGTTTACTGGAAGGAACGCATCCAACAATGTTTCTGAGCGGTCTTCTCATCTCTTGGATTTATTTACGCTTTTATCAAAGACACAATAATGGAACAAGAGGCGATATGGCTGATAATTTCACTTTTGCAAG tttCTTTCCCAATGTATTACAGCCACCCATAGCAGTTGTCGGAAACACAGTACATGGATTTCTAGTCCGATTTGGTGTCTGCAAAAAAGTTGTTCGCAGATTTGACATGTCCAATGCACCTCCAGGCTTGGTAATTAGCTTACCAGGAATCGATCCTCACGATAGCGAAAGACGTAG ACAAATAGCATTAAAAGCTCTTAGTGAGAGGTTAAGTAAGGATCACGCCAAACCTTGGCAACCAGATAGAAGTAAGAAGCATTCACCTGTTCCGCCAGCTGTATCAATCCCAATACCCGAATCAACGACACCAAAGCCACTGGCGTCTCCGCTAATCCCTCAGACCAGTGTAAACATACACAATCACCCGTCCACAAGCACGTGA